Below is a genomic region from Chelmon rostratus isolate fCheRos1 chromosome 7, fCheRos1.pri, whole genome shotgun sequence.
gggatGTCACAGGTCACAACAATGTAAGTGTTGGGGATATAATTCTGAAAGAAATCACACATCAACCTGCTTTTTTCCAGTGTGTTGTCAAATATTTTATTagattaaatatgaaaatgtgcATGCAGCACATATTTAAGAAAGATGTTGAAAATCACTGCAGGCTTACTGTTTGATCTAAACACTTGACATCTACCATCCAGAGAATGTCTTTGTCATTCTAGTAGCATATGGAGCATATGAATGAAGACTTGTGGAGATATGGATGATAATTGATTTGGATATAACTTGAAATAAATAGAGTGATGGACTTCTGAATTGACCATAGGTCCATAGGTGCAGCCTTTGTAACAATTCAATGGATGTGCTTAAAAAGGTTCAGCTCTGTAGGACATACAGGTGCtttctttagatttttttaaatatggaAAGTGAAAAATGGAGATTTGTTGTAATAAGCCATGGCCACTTTGGTCAATCATTATCAAATTCTATGCATCCACTGAGAGTGAATATCCCAGGACTGTGTAGCTCAGACTTAGACACGTGCCCTGAGTTTTGCTGACAATCGCTTTGGCCAGTTTTAATTTATGAGCGTTTATGCTTGATTGAACTTAAAGACACAGgtataaaaatgtataatttcagTCTGTAGATGATCCTGACTCCGTTTCTGGACAATCGGCTGAACGGTTCTGGATGTTACATTATCTACAACCTACTCGCTGCTTGGACTGCTAAATATCTCAGCTGGTAGGGGTCAAATTCCTTTAATTCAGAATCTGTGTTCGTCAGAGTCTGGAGGTTCATTTTTCAGTGGAGGGGTGGAGTCTTTACTGTGTCTTTTCGGTGCTCTCCAAATAGTATACAGCCCCCGAAGTGAAAAGACAACAGCGATGAGTGAGAAGTAGCTGGCATATATGATGAACTGCAAAGAAGGAACACATTTTCAGGGATGAGTGGACATAGAAACTCTTCTGCTACATGCACAGAAGTCCTGAGTGCTCACCTGAGGAATGATGCTCAGGCCCAGTCCTCTGCTGTCAACCACAATAGCAGTGATGATCGTCTGCAGAACCAATGCTCCAAAGTTGTTTGCACCGAAGACCAGCGCATATCTTTCCATGGTCAGATCAGTAGCAATCTGGAACCTAAGAAGTGTTCAGTTTAATGAAAGGCTCTTTGTCTTGTTATCCCTGCAATAAAATTAGCTGTGACTCATGGCGTGAGACAGCCCCTTTTATTAGATAACACTCTTACATGGCTATGGTTATCAGCAGCATGTACAGGCACTTGAAGATGACGTAACCGGTATAGCAGACCCAGATGTTGTTGATGAAGGTCATGAGGAAGAGCGCCGCTCCCCCGAGCCCAGAGAAACCCCCCAGGGCCAGCTCTCCCCACTGTTCCCACCTCACCTCGGTGAAGCCTATACCGTAGGCTGTTGCTGCACCTGCAAAGCACATTTAGGATTATCATTGCAGAGATGACAGTTACACAAGCACTGATCTGTCACCAAAAGCTGTCATTTTCCTTCTGTAATCAGGTATCGCCACAACAGGGTAGATGTTAACACTATAGGTGctatgtgtttgattttttcttttctagtCTGGAAACCTTGACATGACGCTGCCTACCCAACAGGTTGGACACTGCCTCCACGCCTCCGTTGTAGATGGTAAAGTTCTGAGACGGCTGCACATGCTCCCACAGCATCTACAGGATACATTGCAGTGATCATTAAACGTGTAGCTTTTAAGTTTTTTGTTTATGTGGCCACTGGAGAAGGACTGGGGCAAAGAGGGACTGAGTGTTTAAGGCTCTCATGTGAGGAGGGCCCACAAAGATACAAGTGCGGTAGAGGGGCCCATAGAGAATGCCTATGCACAGGGTCCAGAATTTGGTGCTACACCCCAGCATGTGGTCTCCACAACTGACCTGCACATAGTTGACAGTCTGGTTATAGCCGCAGGTGGCCATCGCCCACCACACTGACCAGTAGAGCAGCTGTCTGGAGGAATAGCACTGGAGGAAGTCCctccacagctggaggaggactTTGCTGCAGGTCTCTGCGCCAGCCACCTCCTCAAGGTCCTGAACTTTAGGACTTTCACTCGCTTGCTCTGCTGCATCCTCAGCCCCATCTACATGCTTCTCCGTCCCCTCTGTTGTTAAATTCTGTTCTGTATGCTTGCGCTTGTGAAAGAACATGCTGTGCTGTGGCATTGGCAGGaagaaggaaatgaggagagcGATGCCGGTGAGAACTAGAGTTAAAACCGTGATGTTGTTGTAGGACATGAGTTTGAAGCTGACGAGCAGCTGGCCCAGCACAGAGCCCACTGTGTACCCCAGGAGCTGGACACTGCGGCTGTAAGAGGTGGCCTTCCGGTACCTCTTCAGATCTAACATActgtaataaagaaaaaaaacatattcaaaatgACATGTCTGTCTTAATCAACACAAAACTCAACCACCGACACCCAGCATTGCTTTGATCTGCCCTTTCAGCTGCAGTACATGACCTGTAGATGTAGGAGAAATAGGCCACCTCGCTGGCTGTCACCATCGCATAGAAGCACTGCGTGGCCTGCATGCCTGGCACAGTTTTTGTCCAGCGTAGCAGTGCTGTGGTGATGAAGAGGCTGATGCCCTGGAACACCACCACAGGCTTGTAGCGCAGCCAGTCTGTCAGCAGGAACACCGGCACCAGCACAGCCAGGTAGCAGTACGTCCACACCGGGAAAACTTCATTGTTTACCTGATGAGCAAACGGAAAGagataaattaataaatgtgAAAGAGCCATTGTGTGTAAGCAACAAAGCAAAGGTTTGGATAATTTTCACCGACATGGTTATTTTGTaatgatttaacatttaaatatagTTTCTgcacaagtacaagtacaaaaaaaacactgtacatACTCAAGCTGAAGTCCTTTAGTCATACGTCTTTACCTGTTCTATTGTCACATTCTTGTCCGGTCCTGTCAGGTATGGGGTGAGGAAAGGCTCCAGGGGTTTCACTGTGCTGAAAAACCCGTACAGGCACAGCAAAATAGTGGGATACTTCCAGTCtgccctccacctcctcactgtctccatcttctgctcttcttctgcCGGTTTCAGGTGTGTACGCTCCTCGGAGTGCTACCCTTTCTTTGTGGGAAACAGCTGAAGTTGTCTGAAGTGTTCAGCTGGGTTTGTCAATCAACAACCCGGTCAAAGAGCAGCACAAGCTTGGTGACGGTCCAGGTCAAGCCGAGATACACGTGTCACAAATCAAACAGGATAGCAAACAAATCTCAGGactttatcttttatttatttcactaaTCAGTAATAATTACAGATTTATTGTGCTGTTGTTTGGCTTTCCCATTAGATTCT
It encodes:
- the slc19a3a gene encoding thiamine transporter 1 — protein: METVRRWRADWKYPTILLCLYGFFSTVKPLEPFLTPYLTGPDKNVTIEQVNNEVFPVWTYCYLAVLVPVFLLTDWLRYKPVVVFQGISLFITTALLRWTKTVPGMQATQCFYAMVTASEVAYFSYIYSMLDLKRYRKATSYSRSVQLLGYTVGSVLGQLLVSFKLMSYNNITVLTLVLTGIALLISFFLPMPQHSMFFHKRKHTEQNLTTEGTEKHVDGAEDAAEQASESPKVQDLEEVAGAETCSKVLLQLWRDFLQCYSSRQLLYWSVWWAMATCGYNQTVNYVQMLWEHVQPSQNFTIYNGGVEAVSNLLGAATAYGIGFTEVRWEQWGELALGGFSGLGGAALFLMTFINNIWVCYTGYVIFKCLYMLLITIAMFQIATDLTMERYALVFGANNFGALVLQTIITAIVVDSRGLGLSIIPQFIIYASYFSLIAVVFSLRGLYTIWRAPKRHSKDSTPPLKNEPPDSDEHRF